The Lonsdalea populi genome window below encodes:
- the bamB gene encoding outer membrane protein assembly factor BamB, whose translation MQLRKTLLVGLVSTALLSGCSLFDREEDVVKMSPLPQVENQFTPTKVWSRSIGSGTGEFYSNLRPAWQDSRVYAAERRGTVKALDLSNGEEKWKADLSEKTGLLSANRPALLSGGVSIAGNHVYVGSERAKMFALNAEDGSQVWETPVAGEVTSHPVVSDGVVLVHTGNGMLQALNEADGAVKWTVNLDMPALSVRGESAAATAFGAAIVGGDNGRVSAVMINQGQLIWQQRISQPSGATEIDRLNDVDTTPVIVGEVVYALGYHGNLTALDLRSGQVLWKRELGSVNDFIVDGDRIYLVDQDDRIVALSTNGGVSIWRQSELLYRNLTAPALYNGYLVVGDAEGYTHWVNTTDGRFVSQQKVDSSGFLSNPVVASDKLLIQAKGGEVYAFTR comes from the coding sequence ATGCAATTGCGTAAAACACTTTTGGTAGGACTGGTTTCAACCGCCCTGCTGAGCGGCTGTTCGCTATTCGACCGTGAAGAGGACGTCGTTAAAATGTCCCCTCTGCCGCAGGTAGAGAACCAGTTCACGCCGACGAAAGTCTGGAGTCGTTCCATCGGCAGTGGTACCGGTGAATTCTATTCCAACCTGCGTCCGGCCTGGCAGGACAGCCGTGTTTATGCTGCCGAACGCCGCGGTACGGTCAAAGCGCTGGATTTGAGCAACGGCGAAGAAAAATGGAAGGCGGACCTGTCTGAGAAGACTGGGCTGTTGTCGGCGAATCGTCCGGCGCTGCTGTCCGGCGGCGTATCGATTGCCGGTAATCACGTTTACGTCGGCAGCGAAAGAGCGAAGATGTTCGCCCTGAATGCCGAAGACGGCTCGCAGGTTTGGGAGACGCCGGTCGCTGGGGAAGTCACTTCCCATCCGGTTGTCAGCGATGGCGTAGTGCTGGTGCATACCGGCAATGGTATGCTGCAGGCGCTGAACGAAGCCGACGGTGCCGTTAAGTGGACGGTGAACCTCGATATGCCGGCATTGTCGGTACGTGGCGAGTCTGCTGCGGCGACCGCATTCGGCGCGGCCATCGTTGGCGGCGACAACGGCCGCGTCAGCGCCGTGATGATCAACCAAGGCCAGCTGATCTGGCAGCAGCGTATTTCTCAGCCGAGCGGTGCCACCGAAATCGATCGTCTGAACGACGTCGATACCACGCCGGTCATCGTCGGCGAAGTCGTGTATGCGCTGGGTTACCACGGCAACCTGACGGCGCTGGACCTGCGCTCCGGACAGGTTTTATGGAAACGCGAGCTGGGCTCGGTGAATGACTTCATCGTTGACGGCGACCGCATCTATCTGGTCGATCAGGATGACCGTATCGTGGCCTTGAGTACCAACGGCGGCGTGAGCATCTGGCGTCAGAGCGAGCTGTTGTACCGTAATCTGACGGCCCCGGCTCTGTACAATGGTTATCTGGTGGTTGGGGACGCAGAAGGGTACACGCATTGGGTCAATACGACCGATGGCCGTTTCGTCTCTCAGCAGAAAGTGGATAGCTCCGGCTTCCTGAGCAACCCTGTGGTGGCCAGCGATAAGTTGCTGATTCAGGCTAAAGGCGGCGAGGTTTACGCCTTTACGCGCTAG
- a CDS encoding YfgM family protein — protein MEVYTTENEQVDALRRFLRENGKALAVGVVLGIGALVGWRFWQSHQDNSAMATSAAYQQASETLTTGKGTTAVEAFAAGNKNNYGALASLELAAHYAELKDFAKAEQQLTQALSQSNNDDLQTLINLRLARVQLAQKKADDALKTLDAIKTEGWGAMVADVRGDVLVSKGDNQGARSAYEKGIESQPPQGLQALLRMKLNNLSS, from the coding sequence GTGGAAGTCTATACCACTGAGAATGAACAGGTTGACGCGCTGAGACGTTTCCTGAGAGAAAACGGCAAAGCGTTGGCCGTCGGTGTGGTCCTGGGGATCGGGGCGCTGGTGGGCTGGCGTTTCTGGCAAAGTCATCAGGATAATAGCGCGATGGCAACATCGGCGGCCTATCAGCAGGCCAGCGAAACGCTGACGACAGGCAAGGGCACCACGGCGGTAGAAGCGTTTGCTGCCGGTAACAAAAACAACTACGGCGCGCTCGCTTCTTTGGAGCTGGCGGCTCACTATGCCGAACTGAAAGATTTCGCCAAAGCAGAGCAGCAACTGACCCAGGCTCTCTCTCAGAGCAATAACGACGACCTGCAAACATTGATTAACCTACGCCTGGCGCGGGTACAGCTTGCGCAGAAAAAAGCGGATGATGCGCTGAAAACGCTGGATGCCATCAAGACTGAAGGCTGGGGCGCTATGGTTGCAGACGTTCGCGGCGACGTTCTGGTCAGCAAAGGCGATAATCAGGGCGCGCGCAGTGCGTATGAAAAAGGCATCGAGTCTCAGCCTCCTCAGGGGTTGCAGGCCCTGTTACGAATGAAACTGAACAACCTGTCCAGCTAA
- the hisS gene encoding histidine--tRNA ligase, producing MAKNIQAIRGMNDYLPAETALWQRIEGSLKQVLASYGYSEIRTPIVEQTSLFKRAIGEVTDVVEKEMYTFEDRNGDSLTLRPENTASCVRAGIEHGILYNQEQRLWYTGPMFRHERPQKGRYRQFHQLGCEVFGLKGPDIDAEMIMMTARWWRELGIGEHVSLELNSIGSLEARARYREALIAFLEQHQDVLDEDCKRRMYTNPLRVLDSKNRDVQTLLNDAPVLTDYLDDESREHFDGLCELLTQASIPYKVNPRLVRGLDYYNRTVFEWVTTSLGSQGTVCGGGRYDGMVEQLGGSSTPAVGFAMGLERLALLVQTVNPEFKALPGVDVYVISSGAGTQSAAMLLAESLRDEMPGLKLMTNFGGGNFKKQFARADKSGARVALVLGENEVAAGQAVVKNLSSGEQETLAQADVAARLTTLLD from the coding sequence GTGGCAAAAAATATTCAAGCCATCCGAGGCATGAACGACTACCTGCCGGCCGAGACGGCTTTGTGGCAACGCATTGAAGGCAGCCTGAAACAGGTCCTTGCCAGCTATGGTTATAGCGAAATTCGCACGCCTATCGTTGAGCAGACCTCTCTGTTCAAGCGCGCTATTGGTGAAGTGACCGACGTCGTAGAAAAAGAGATGTACACGTTCGAGGACCGTAACGGCGACAGCCTGACGCTACGTCCTGAGAACACGGCAAGCTGCGTCCGCGCAGGCATCGAGCATGGCATTCTTTACAATCAGGAACAGCGCCTGTGGTACACCGGGCCGATGTTCCGTCACGAACGTCCGCAGAAGGGCCGCTATCGCCAGTTCCATCAGCTCGGTTGCGAAGTCTTCGGCCTGAAAGGCCCGGATATTGATGCCGAAATGATCATGATGACGGCGCGCTGGTGGCGTGAGCTGGGTATCGGCGAACACGTTTCGCTGGAACTCAACTCCATTGGTTCGCTGGAAGCGCGCGCGCGTTACCGTGAGGCGCTGATTGCGTTTCTGGAACAGCATCAGGATGTCCTGGACGAAGACTGCAAGCGTCGTATGTACACTAATCCTCTGCGCGTACTGGATTCTAAAAATCGCGATGTGCAAACGCTGTTGAACGACGCGCCGGTCTTGACCGATTACCTCGACGATGAATCTCGCGAGCATTTTGATGGCCTGTGTGAACTTTTAACGCAGGCGAGCATCCCATATAAGGTCAATCCGCGCCTGGTCCGTGGGCTGGATTATTACAATCGCACCGTCTTTGAATGGGTGACCACCAGCCTCGGTTCGCAAGGTACCGTGTGCGGCGGTGGACGTTACGACGGCATGGTGGAACAGTTGGGCGGTTCCAGTACGCCTGCGGTCGGTTTCGCAATGGGCTTAGAGCGTCTGGCGCTGCTGGTTCAAACGGTCAATCCGGAGTTCAAAGCGCTACCGGGCGTGGACGTTTACGTCATTTCTTCCGGCGCGGGGACCCAGAGTGCGGCTATGCTGCTGGCGGAATCGCTGCGTGATGAGATGCCTGGATTGAAGCTGATGACCAATTTTGGCGGCGGCAATTTTAAAAAGCAGTTTGCCCGTGCGGATAAAAGCGGGGCGCGAGTCGCTCTGGTGCTAGGCGAAAATGAAGTCGCGGCAGGACAAGCAGTAGTGAAAAACTTGTCCAGCGGCGAACAAGAAACTCTGGCGCAGGCTGACGTTGCAGCCCGGCTGACGACGCTACTGGATTGA
- the ispG gene encoding flavodoxin-dependent (E)-4-hydroxy-3-methylbut-2-enyl-diphosphate synthase, whose translation MNNPAPITRRKSKRIYVGKVPVGDGAPIAVQSMTNTRTTNVEATVNQIKALERVGVDIVRVSVPTMDAAEAFKLIKQQVNVPLVADIHFDYRIALKVAEYGVDCLRINPGNIGNEERIRSVVDCARDNNIPIRIGVNAGSLEKDLQEKYGEPTPEALLESAMRHVDILDRLNFDQFKVSVKASDVFLAVQSYRLLASRIDQPLHLGITEAGGARSGAVKSAIGLGLLLSEGIGDTLRISLAADPVEEVKVGFDILKSLRIRARGINFIACPTCSRQEFDVIGTVNALEQRLEDIITPMDVSIIGCVVNGPGEALVSTLGVTGGNKKSGFYEDGVRQRERFDNEQMIDQLESKIRAKAAILNESNRITINVVDK comes from the coding sequence GTGAATAACCCCGCACCCATAACCCGTCGCAAATCAAAGCGCATTTACGTTGGTAAGGTGCCCGTCGGTGACGGCGCGCCGATCGCAGTGCAGTCGATGACGAACACCCGCACAACGAATGTTGAAGCAACGGTAAATCAAATCAAAGCGTTAGAACGCGTGGGCGTCGATATCGTTCGCGTTTCCGTACCCACTATGGATGCCGCCGAGGCATTCAAGTTGATCAAACAGCAGGTGAATGTGCCGCTGGTGGCGGATATTCACTTTGACTATCGCATTGCACTGAAAGTTGCTGAGTACGGCGTGGATTGCCTGCGCATCAACCCCGGCAATATCGGTAACGAAGAGCGTATTCGCTCGGTCGTGGACTGCGCACGGGACAACAACATCCCTATTCGTATCGGCGTCAACGCCGGTTCACTGGAAAAGGATCTGCAGGAAAAGTACGGCGAGCCAACGCCGGAAGCGCTGCTGGAATCCGCTATGCGTCACGTCGATATTCTCGATCGGCTTAACTTCGACCAGTTCAAAGTCAGCGTGAAGGCTTCAGACGTCTTCCTGGCCGTCCAGTCCTACCGATTGCTGGCCTCCCGCATCGATCAGCCGCTGCATCTCGGAATCACCGAAGCAGGTGGCGCACGAAGTGGGGCGGTGAAGTCAGCCATTGGTCTGGGTCTGCTGCTCTCCGAAGGGATTGGCGATACGCTGCGCATCTCGCTGGCGGCCGACCCGGTCGAGGAAGTGAAAGTCGGTTTTGATATTTTGAAGTCGCTGCGCATTCGCGCGCGTGGCATCAATTTTATCGCCTGCCCAACCTGCTCGCGTCAGGAGTTCGACGTGATTGGTACAGTCAACGCGCTGGAACAGCGGCTGGAAGATATCATCACGCCGATGGACGTATCGATTATCGGCTGCGTGGTTAACGGGCCGGGCGAAGCGTTGGTGTCGACGCTGGGCGTAACCGGCGGCAACAAGAAAAGTGGTTTTTATGAAGACGGTGTTCGCCAGCGCGAGCGTTTCGACAACGAACAGATGATCGACCAGTTGGAGTCGAAGATCCGCGCCAAAGCGGCGATATTGAACGAGAGTAACCGCATTACCATCAACGTGGTCGATAAGTAA
- the rodZ gene encoding cytoskeleton protein RodZ, with protein sequence MNTEANQDKTASPTVTPGERLRQARESLGLSQQLVAERLCLKVSTVREIEEDNTPAGLAPTFLRGYIRSYAKLVHLPEDELLPMLEKHVVASCASNVSPMQHLALGKSRKKRDGWLMTFTWLILLGVLGLTVAWWWQNHQAQQQEINSMVDHANATQTSQDGQPLDLSDGEPDSVVPDDSATSGAATEATPPADASSATTAMPTTNPPAPVAPVTPAPAQTASPAQPSPAPSSMAPAVETPAPSMPASNVLAMSFSADCWLEVVDSTGKKLFSGMQRNGGSLNLSGQPPYRLKIGAPAAVQIQYQGKPVDLSQYVRSNQVARLTLAGQ encoded by the coding sequence ATGAATACTGAAGCCAATCAAGATAAAACAGCATCACCCACAGTCACTCCTGGGGAGCGACTGCGTCAGGCGCGTGAAAGCTTAGGGTTGTCGCAGCAACTCGTCGCAGAGAGATTATGCCTGAAAGTCTCCACCGTTCGTGAGATCGAAGAAGACAACACGCCTGCCGGCCTTGCTCCGACATTCCTGCGTGGATATATCCGTTCTTACGCCAAGCTGGTGCATCTGCCCGAAGATGAGCTGCTGCCGATGCTGGAAAAACACGTGGTGGCGAGTTGCGCCTCTAACGTTTCCCCTATGCAGCACCTTGCGCTGGGCAAAAGTCGCAAAAAGCGCGACGGATGGCTGATGACCTTCACCTGGCTAATTTTGCTGGGGGTATTGGGGTTGACGGTCGCCTGGTGGTGGCAGAATCATCAGGCGCAGCAGCAGGAAATTAATTCCATGGTCGATCATGCGAACGCTACGCAGACTTCGCAGGATGGACAGCCGCTGGATTTGAGCGATGGCGAACCGGACTCGGTCGTACCGGACGATAGCGCCACCAGTGGTGCCGCTACCGAAGCGACGCCGCCTGCCGATGCGTCTTCGGCAACAACCGCTATGCCAACGACGAATCCGCCTGCGCCGGTTGCTCCTGTCACGCCGGCTCCCGCACAGACGGCGTCCCCGGCTCAGCCTTCTCCTGCGCCATCCTCTATGGCTCCGGCCGTCGAGACTCCGGCGCCTTCTATGCCTGCATCGAATGTATTAGCGATGTCGTTCTCTGCGGACTGTTGGCTGGAAGTGGTGGACAGCACCGGCAAAAAGCTGTTCAGCGGTATGCAACGCAACGGCGGTTCGCTGAATCTGAGTGGACAACCTCCTTATCGACTCAAAATCGGCGCGCCTGCTGCTGTACAGATTCAGTATCAGGGCAAACCGGTGGATTTGAGCCAGTACGTCAGAAGTAATCAGGTTGCACGTTTAACGCTGGCCGGCCAATAA
- the pilW gene encoding type IV pilus biogenesis/stability protein PilW, whose amino-acid sequence MNLRRQGRWRRGLAVVCVMIGGCVSTAETDSLSPQAQTRLQLGLAYLERGRFDVAHSNLLSALKAAPDDYRTQLGMALYEQQIGENAAAEKRYQQLLRQSPSNGSVMNNYGAFLCGLGQYVMAQQQFSRAALLPDHPQVADALENAGYCFLDAGRSDEAKQRLHRALNYDPRKGRRLLAEAEHRMHTGHTEQTRVLLTIYQPKFPASAESLWLQIRFAALAGDTDDAKRYGAMLARSFPQSKQYQQFLANEY is encoded by the coding sequence ATGAATTTACGGCGGCAGGGAAGGTGGCGGCGCGGTTTGGCCGTGGTATGCGTGATGATTGGCGGGTGCGTGAGCACCGCAGAAACAGACTCACTCTCGCCGCAGGCGCAGACGCGTTTGCAACTGGGGTTGGCCTATCTGGAGCGTGGCCGGTTCGACGTCGCGCATAGCAACCTGCTCAGCGCTTTGAAAGCAGCCCCGGATGACTACCGTACCCAATTGGGTATGGCGCTATACGAACAGCAAATTGGTGAAAATGCAGCAGCTGAAAAACGTTATCAGCAGTTGTTGCGACAGAGCCCTTCGAACGGGAGCGTGATGAATAATTACGGTGCGTTTCTGTGTGGTTTAGGGCAGTATGTAATGGCGCAACAACAGTTTAGCCGCGCAGCGCTGCTCCCGGATCATCCACAGGTTGCCGATGCTCTGGAAAACGCCGGTTATTGTTTTTTAGACGCAGGGCGGTCTGATGAGGCGAAGCAACGACTTCATCGGGCGTTGAACTACGACCCGCGCAAAGGTCGGCGCCTACTCGCGGAAGCCGAGCATCGTATGCATACCGGTCATACAGAACAAACGCGGGTGCTCTTGACTATTTATCAGCCGAAATTTCCGGCGAGTGCCGAAAGTTTATGGCTACAGATTCGTTTCGCCGCGCTGGCGGGGGATACCGATGACGCGAAGCGTTACGGTGCGATGTTGGCGCGAAGTTTTCCACAATCTAAACAGTACCAGCAGTTCTTAGCTAATGAATACTGA
- a CDS encoding bifunctional tRNA (adenosine(37)-C2)-methyltransferase TrmG/ribosomal RNA large subunit methyltransferase RlmN has protein sequence MSEQTVSPIANKSDAIAVKPTGTAKINLLDLNRQQMRAFFASMGEKPFRADQVMKWIYHYCCDDFNEMTDINKVLRTKLQEIAEIRAPVVVDEQRSSDGTIKWAIQVDGQRVETVYIPEEERATLCVSSQVGCALECKFCSTAQQGFNRNLRVSEIIGQVWRAAKIIGAAKVTGQRPITNVVMMGMGEPLLNLTNVVPAMEIMLDDFGFGLSKRRVTLSTSGVVPALDKLGDMIDVALAISLHAPNDEIRNEIMPINKKYNIETFLSAVRRYLEKSNANQGRVTIEYVMLDHINDGTEHAHELAECLKDTPCKINLIPWNPFPGAPYGRSSNSRVDRFSKVLMEYGFTTIVRKTRGDDIDAACGQLAGEVVDRTKRTMKKKMIKDTIAVKSV, from the coding sequence AATCAACCTGCTGGATCTTAACCGTCAGCAAATGCGCGCCTTTTTTGCCTCTATGGGAGAAAAGCCGTTCCGTGCCGATCAGGTCATGAAGTGGATCTATCACTACTGCTGCGATGATTTCAACGAAATGACTGACATCAATAAGGTGTTACGCACTAAATTGCAGGAGATCGCTGAGATTCGCGCGCCTGTCGTGGTCGATGAGCAGCGCTCCTCTGATGGCACAATCAAGTGGGCTATCCAAGTCGATGGCCAGCGCGTGGAAACGGTCTACATCCCGGAAGAGGAACGCGCAACGCTGTGCGTATCTTCGCAGGTCGGTTGCGCGTTGGAGTGCAAGTTTTGCTCAACGGCGCAGCAAGGGTTCAACCGTAACCTGCGCGTCTCTGAAATCATCGGTCAGGTATGGCGCGCGGCGAAAATTATCGGCGCGGCTAAAGTCACCGGGCAGCGTCCTATCACCAACGTCGTGATGATGGGCATGGGCGAACCGCTGCTGAACCTGACCAACGTGGTGCCGGCGATGGAAATCATGTTGGACGATTTCGGCTTCGGTCTTTCTAAGCGTCGCGTGACGCTCTCGACTTCCGGCGTCGTGCCTGCGCTGGATAAACTGGGCGACATGATCGACGTCGCACTGGCGATCTCGCTGCACGCGCCGAATGATGAAATTCGTAACGAAATCATGCCGATTAACAAAAAATATAATATCGAAACCTTTTTGTCGGCAGTGCGGCGCTACCTGGAGAAATCCAACGCCAATCAGGGGCGGGTCACCATCGAATACGTCATGTTGGATCACATCAACGACGGCACGGAACATGCGCATGAGTTGGCGGAATGCCTGAAAGATACGCCGTGCAAGATCAACCTGATCCCGTGGAATCCGTTCCCCGGCGCACCGTATGGGCGCAGTTCCAACAGCCGGGTTGACCGCTTCTCCAAGGTATTGATGGAATACGGCTTCACCACTATCGTGCGTAAAACGCGTGGCGACGACATCGATGCGGCCTGCGGACAGTTGGCCGGGGAAGTCGTTGACCGCACCAAGCGGACGATGAAGAAAAAAATGATCAAGGATACGATAGCCGTTAAAAGTGTATGA